In Euphorbia lathyris chromosome 10, ddEupLath1.1, whole genome shotgun sequence, a single genomic region encodes these proteins:
- the LOC136208244 gene encoding uncharacterized protein isoform X1, which yields MQKGLESAIQEIIPECEHRMCARHVYAAWAKKWRGEERKKAFWACAKSTNMVDLKANLDVLKELGEGIVEDALSRSNHEIQSWCKAFFNTNPSCDVVDNNLSEMFNGWILESRLKAIITMLDEIRVLVMKRIAIKSKLPSTWICDISERAFKKLEQNIKESFDWQVDFNGDDGYEITHVNKATLRHIVQLEKKTCSCRAWELSGIPCQHAMPAILDAKKEPIDYVVHWYHKDTYLKAYGYKMQAMRGMDLWETEGCEELLPPPIKKMPGRPKKARRKDIFEEPKIGKLSRKGRVMTCSVCGGEKHNAAACKKKKISLFKPQNQMKTVRNKGLRKEKRNLLNLVKRQPIQLLCKSC from the exons GGACTTGAGAGTGCGATACAGGAAATTATCCCTGAATGTGAGCACAGAATGTGTGCCAGGCACGTCTATGCTGCTTGGGCTAAGAAATGGAGAGGTGAAGAACGGAAAAAAGCATTTTGGGCTTGTGCAAAGTCAACAAACATGGTCGATTTGAAGGCTAATCTTGATGTGTTGAAGGAGTTAGGCGAAGGCATAGTTGAGGATGCTTTAAGTCGTTCTAACCATGAAATACAATCATGGTGTAAAGCATTCTTCAACACCAATCCATCATGCGATGTCGTTGATAACAACCTTAGCGAAATGTTTAATGGATGGATACTTGAGTCGAGGTTAAAAGCAATCATTACAATGTTGGATGAGATAAGAGTTTTGGTAATGAAAAGGATAGCAATCAAGAGCAAGCTTCCCAGTACTTGGATATGTGATATTTCAGAAAGAGCATTTAAAAAACTTGAACAAAACATTAAGGAGTCATTTGATTGGCAAGTGGATTTTAATGGAGATGATGGATATGAGATAACACATGTGAATAAGGCAACCCTTAGACACATTGTTCAGTTGGAGAAAAAGACATGCTCGTGTAGAGCTTGGGAGCTATCTGGTATACCTTGCCAACATGCCATGCCTGCAATTTTAGATGCCAAAAAAGAGCCAATTGACTATGTTGTTCATTGGTACCACAAGGACACCTACTTGAAAGCGTACGGATATAAAATGCAAGCAATGAGAGGTATGGATTTATGGGAAACAGAAGGTTGTGAAGAACTACTGCCACCACCCATTAAGAAAATGCCGGGGAGGCCTAAAAAGGCAAGACGTAAGGATATTTTTGAAGAACCGAAAATTGGAAAACTAAGTAGGAAAGGTAGAGTCATGACTTGTAGTGTGTGCGGTGGAGAAAAACATAATGCCGCagcctgcaaaaaaaaaaagataagccT GTTCAAGCCACAAAATCAAATGAAAACCGTAAGAAACAAAGGCTTGAGAAAGGAAAAGAGAAACCTTCTCAATCTAGTCAAAAGGCAACCAATTCAACTGTTGTGCAAGAGttgttaa
- the LOC136208244 gene encoding uncharacterized protein isoform X2 yields the protein MCARHVYAAWAKKWRGEERKKAFWACAKSTNMVDLKANLDVLKELGEGIVEDALSRSNHEIQSWCKAFFNTNPSCDVVDNNLSEMFNGWILESRLKAIITMLDEIRVLVMKRIAIKSKLPSTWICDISERAFKKLEQNIKESFDWQVDFNGDDGYEITHVNKATLRHIVQLEKKTCSCRAWELSGIPCQHAMPAILDAKKEPIDYVVHWYHKDTYLKAYGYKMQAMRGMDLWETEGCEELLPPPIKKMPGRPKKARRKDIFEEPKIGKLSRKGRVMTCSVCGGEKHNAAACKKKKISLFKPQNQMKTVRNKGLRKEKRNLLNLVKRQPIQLLCKSC from the exons ATGTGTGCCAGGCACGTCTATGCTGCTTGGGCTAAGAAATGGAGAGGTGAAGAACGGAAAAAAGCATTTTGGGCTTGTGCAAAGTCAACAAACATGGTCGATTTGAAGGCTAATCTTGATGTGTTGAAGGAGTTAGGCGAAGGCATAGTTGAGGATGCTTTAAGTCGTTCTAACCATGAAATACAATCATGGTGTAAAGCATTCTTCAACACCAATCCATCATGCGATGTCGTTGATAACAACCTTAGCGAAATGTTTAATGGATGGATACTTGAGTCGAGGTTAAAAGCAATCATTACAATGTTGGATGAGATAAGAGTTTTGGTAATGAAAAGGATAGCAATCAAGAGCAAGCTTCCCAGTACTTGGATATGTGATATTTCAGAAAGAGCATTTAAAAAACTTGAACAAAACATTAAGGAGTCATTTGATTGGCAAGTGGATTTTAATGGAGATGATGGATATGAGATAACACATGTGAATAAGGCAACCCTTAGACACATTGTTCAGTTGGAGAAAAAGACATGCTCGTGTAGAGCTTGGGAGCTATCTGGTATACCTTGCCAACATGCCATGCCTGCAATTTTAGATGCCAAAAAAGAGCCAATTGACTATGTTGTTCATTGGTACCACAAGGACACCTACTTGAAAGCGTACGGATATAAAATGCAAGCAATGAGAGGTATGGATTTATGGGAAACAGAAGGTTGTGAAGAACTACTGCCACCACCCATTAAGAAAATGCCGGGGAGGCCTAAAAAGGCAAGACGTAAGGATATTTTTGAAGAACCGAAAATTGGAAAACTAAGTAGGAAAGGTAGAGTCATGACTTGTAGTGTGTGCGGTGGAGAAAAACATAATGCCGCagcctgcaaaaaaaaaaagataagccT GTTCAAGCCACAAAATCAAATGAAAACCGTAAGAAACAAAGGCTTGAGAAAGGAAAAGAGAAACCTTCTCAATCTAGTCAAAAGGCAACCAATTCAACTGTTGTGCAAGAGttgttaa